AAAGACTGGATAGTACTTCACTTACTGCTGCATTGTCAGCTTGTCCATCTCTGCTTGATCTGGAAATTGTTGGCCTGTAAGTTTTGCAGTTGGTGTTTTTTCCtgtcattttcttattatttcagAATTGCTTTACATACTGCTGAAAAGTAAGCAGAAGTCCCATGGATTTGGTGGCTTCATGTTTGATTGTTGTTTTCTAAATCACATTGGCAGGCGAAAAGACATACATGAACAGGTTCTTGTTGGGAATTTCATTTGTATTATTAATTAGCCGTGATATGCATTTGAAGTTTAATAATAGGTGGCAGCATTAGTTCTCTTTTTGTGGCGTTGATGGGAACAGCAAAAGTATAGGGCACATATTTTCAGTGTGTGTTGTCATTCTTGTGAACTGCACTGAGCCAAGTGATTTCAGTACTTTGCCTGAAACACCAAAAGTTTATGTCACATGTTTCCAGTTTGTGTTTTTCAAACTTGCCAACAGTCTATTCCTAGTAATTGAAATACTTCGTCTGAGAGTCATTGGTTTGTTCAAGTAAAACGCATGCTACTCTCtttacccccacccccaccccacccaaaaaaaaaacagTACTTTTTAGTTCCTTCTATCACATCTCATTTATTTTACTTGATCATTTACTCTTAATTCTTTGACAACAATATGAATAGTACCGCTGAGCCAATAAGAACAGAGTTTGTTTTATTCAAAGTTCTAGTACGATATTTATTCTTCTATGTGAGCATATGGCTGCATTTCTGTCCTGTCTCCAGTTTCAATATCGCAGTTTTAACagcaattttttttgttaatctgATAGTAATGTGGAGTCAAGGCAGACACTGGAATCTATAAGTACATTTTGTCCCCTGATTGAGCGTATATTCTTTGAATCGTCAAAAACAGGTGCTTCTCATCTTTCTCTGTCGTTTGTTTTGCTTTCTCAATATCTTTTCAACGAAGTATTTTCTCATTCCATATGTGTATTCAGGTCGAGACGACAGTTTGAAATTGCCGACATGCAATGATCTTGTGAACAACTGTCCTCACCTATCTTCATTGTCCCTAAGGGGATTTAGGTTGCATGACTACAAAGCTCGCGTACTCATTAAGGTCTGTTTTTCTAGAATGAAGCTTTCTGAAAATTGGTCCTTTATTGTCTTTTCATTAGCATTGCGAATAATTGTTTGAGTTTGGATGCCGTCCAATTTGAATTGCTAGCAATCATGCGGTGTGTAGCCATGTCTTAGTTTGCAACTTGAGGTTAGTGGGATGAAATCTATctaaaagaaattttgaaaatgCAATGCTGTTAGCCATCTTATGCCTGATGATGTTGTTCACAGTGGAATTTAAATGTTTAGATTTATAATTTATCAGGTTACTTAaggaaaatttctcaatttagaGCAGTTTGTTAATCATGTTTCGGGCAGCTACTGTGGTTTCTTTCAAAGGGAACCTCATTGTGCAAtccttttgttttgtttatttttgtagggATTTCGTAAATTGAGGTACATTGACTTTTCAACATCCTATTCGATTACTGGTGCTTTTCTCAAGTAGGTTTCTCATTAGGGCCTCTGTCTCAGAAAAGTTCCTTTATGAACTTTTTCAGCACTACTTTTATTCTAATAGCATTGATATTGCAGGAATCTAGGAGGAGGCAGTGCAAGTGGGAGCTTACTTCAGGTATTGATTCTGAGGGATTGCATGCATTTGAAAGAAGTAAGTTCTTTCGCACTAGCATTCTCCTTTCCCACTTTTGGTTCGAATTGAAAAGGGTAAGTAAATCAAGGAAGAAATTTGTCTAACTTATGTGCACTGTAGGTGGAAGTAGCAAGGTTCTTAGAAGCAGTGCTTGCAGGGGATTTTGGGCATCTAAATTATCTTGTATGCACAAATTTCTGCTCATAACAGTCTTATCAAGAATTTTGCACCATCTGTTTGACTGTTTCTCCTGTTTCCTTATTGATTTTTCACTTGAACTGCTTTCACACAGGATATATCTAATCGAGAGGGCCTGGTATCTGAAGGTGACCGGAATCATCGATGCTATAGCCCTAGGTAATACACTTCTAGCTTaactttttttctaacattattaAGAAGATAAGACATTTGACTTTCTGTTTGTGTGTGCCAAGCAGTTTTATTCCTGTTGCGCGATTGTTGGACGAAAGGCCCAATTTATGTGTTCTAGCAGAGTTTCCGTTGGAAGGCAGGTTAGTTTGTTCTTCCACTACCCGAGCATGTAATTAAGTGGTGATCCACCTGTGCCACTAATTTGTTTCCGTTATCAACTGTTCACAGCTTTAATGATATTGAATTTGACAGCGGTGATATGGATAGTGAAATGAACTTGCCATCACACTTGATTATGAGTACATCTGATAGCTCTGCTTCATTCATGAGTATATCTGAGAGCAGTTATAGTAGTGATCCAAGTAGTGGCAGCGATGATAGTTCATCCGGGTATGACGAAAGTTCAGATGATGTGGACCACGTTTCCATCTGAGATAGGAATGCCCTTTCACAAGTGTTGATTGCACGACATCCGTGTTATTTTTTGGTATTTAGTGCCTCTCTCTCTCGCTTCTTTTTCCTTCCCCTGTTACAAATCCCCCCCAACCaccaccacacacacacacacacactctatTTCTGATGCTACTCTGGGTTGATTCTTGGTTTCAGAATTGTTCATGGGGAGAGTATGCTGTAGTATAGCATCTGCTGGCACAGTTTAACATGGGATGATAGTGGAGTCAAATTGAGATCGAACTCACACTCTCACATCGCCTCTTCTTTACCTGCCTCGTAAGGTTGCCGGGAATTGCTTTACTGAAGGGATGCAGTCTCAAATTATTTGCTAGATAGAACGAGGAtagttttttcttctctttccctTGTGAGCAGTCTGTTTCGAGTCTCTGATGTGGTGAATTCATTTATCAGCTGTATACTGCTGATCAATTTTTGCTTGGGATCTGCTTACAATGTGGTATAATTCGTGCTATTAACTGAAATGCTGTTACCTGATAATCGACAACTTAGCGCACATATAATAATTCCTTTTTAAGTGGTGACTGTTTTACGCCATTTTTCTGTACTACTTGTTTTACTAGGATGGTGGGTCCAAAGTACGCGCCTAATGGCCTAGGCTTGGACTGGTCGAAATAAGAATATATTTATCTATGGTTCATTTAGTTGCATGAGACTTGGATTAGTTATAGATAGCTCAAGTCAAATCATAAACTTCATCGAAAGGCATAAACATTTGTTAGCTCAAGTCACGATCCAAAAAACTCTTTCCAAAAGGTATAAAAGCTCGTTTGCTTAGTTCGTTCTCTCTATCAATCTGCCTACATGCGcataaaacaaatatcaaaataaaaaggtCTTGGTTTGGTGACTCGATTACTATTGTTCCAAGTGAACTTTCGTGCATCGTAGATTATATGAATtggttttcaaataatttaagaaaatattgcagAAGAACTATGGCTCATTTTGTTTTCGTTTCATCAAAATTTACAACTGCCTAATGAACCTCGTTGATATTTCTATACCACAAGCTTCTTGAACCTCGAGAAGCAGTTTTGCAAGGGATTTTTGTTCTTTTAACTTTTCACTAAAGGTATTATattatctaattttttctgaaGGTATGATAGATCAATTTTTTATTCTCTCCAATGGAAAAGTTTGAGGGTAATCATCACACCCTACTTCAACTATACTCACTTGGAAAATATCACTGCCTCCTTAAAAATCTCATTTCGTACGCTCACCAAATTATTTAAATGATGCCCCAAAGTTCGAATTAACTCCattaaatacacaaaaatatgaCCAAAGTTCTCGCACAAAAGTTGTAAAGGGACATTTTTCTCTTTGGTAAAAGCCTCTCTCATTTGTGATTACACATCCCTTGTATTCTGCTTTTGATTtttacaaaaggaaaaagaattcaCATCAAAATCATAGGAGAGTAAATAACAATGTTTATAAGCCTTagttttttgtttgtttcaaTGTCATTGCATCAGCCACGGCGAATATTGTAGCAATAGTGCGAACTGGCCTCTTATTTAGCCCTATCATTGCAAGACAATCGTGaattttttgctaatttttcaACTTGTCTGAAAGGTGGCTATTTGTGgaaattttcattttcaatttggGCCCATTTTAATGACCGATCCATTACTCAATGGGCCAGATGGTCGTTGAATTGCTCAAAAGTTGAAATAGAGCTGCttctaaaaactcaaaaaaccCTAGAACAAAGCCTCCATTTTTGCAAAGTAAAGAGCAGCTTGGTCTGAAGGACAGAATTCAGAGCGGAGTATTTTGCAGAGGTATTATTATTTCAATCCATTTTTAACTTGTATTTTTAGATTAAATATCTATATAACAAAATGCAGCTTAATTTTGTTCACA
The Capsicum annuum cultivar UCD-10X-F1 chromosome 6, UCD10Xv1.1, whole genome shotgun sequence DNA segment above includes these coding regions:
- the LOC107875265 gene encoding F-box protein At4g02760 isoform X3 — protein: METLLLHRSSPAAVAAIPNPNPKRPCCSSASGLNPSFTTSSNTSKSNIDVDVLLESFLGLSESSIDLSFDRILSFKASYSEQDDVIDRALQLGSALVEAGRRSARKRASMHNGVVWALPSDLTIKVFSLLDTQSLCYAAAACSFFQNCAADPACYVDIDLITVVPRVNNAVVATMVQRAGKVPQSLKLGCVPGPLASSSGSSQPLVNCIRKSTDTARFSWNDKRSRQGKESSILTRSCLAPLSANGESTPGACLRRLHLYNIERLDSTSLTAALSACPSLLDLEIVGLNVESRQTLESISTFCPLIERIFFESSKTGRDDSLKLPTCNDLVNNCPHLSSLSLRGFRLHDYKARVLIKGFRKLRNLGGGSASGSLLQVLILRDCMHLKEVEVARFLEAVLAGDFGHLNYLDISNREGLVSEGDRNHRCYSPSFIPVARLLDERPNLCVLAEFPLEGSFNDIEFDSGDMDSEMNLPSHLIMSTSDSSASFMSISESSYSSDPSSGSDDSSSGYDESSDDVDHVSI
- the LOC107875265 gene encoding F-box protein At4g02760 isoform X1, producing METLLLHRSSPAAVAAIPNPNPKRPCCSSASGLNPSFTTSSNTSKSNIDVDVLLESFLGLSESSIDLSFDRILSFKASYSEQDDVIDRALQLGSALVEAGRRSARKRASMHNGVVWALPSDLTIKVFSLLDTQSLCYAAAACSFFQNCAADPACYVDIDLITVVPRVNNAVVATMVQRAGKVPQSLKLGCVPGPLASSSGSSQPLVNCIRKSTDTARFSWNDKRSRQGKESSILTRSCLAPLSANGESTPGACLRRLHLYNIERLDSTSLTAALSACPSLLDLEIVGLNVESRQTLESISTFCPLIERIFFESSKTGRDDSLKLPTCNDLVNNCPHLSSLSLRGFRLHDYKARVLIKGFRKLRYIDFSTSYSITGAFLKNLGGGSASGSLLQVLILRDCMHLKEVEVARFLEAVLAGDFGHLNYLDISNREGLVSEGDRNHRCYSPSFIPVARLLDERPNLCVLAEFPLEGSFNDIEFDSGDMDSEMNLPSHLIMSTSDSSASFMSISESSYSSDPSSGSDDSSSGYDESSDDVDHVSI
- the LOC107875265 gene encoding F-box protein At4g02760 isoform X2, producing METLLLHRSSPAAVAAIPNPNPKRPCCSSASGLNPSFTTSSNTSKSNIDVDVLLESFLGLSESSIDLSFDRILSFKASYSEQDDVIDRALQLGSALVEAGRRSARKRASMHNGVVWALPSDLTIKVFSLLDTQSLCYAAAACSFFQNCAADPACYVDIDLITVVPRVNNAVVATMVQRAGKVPQSLKLGCVPGPLASSSGSSQPLVNCIRKSTDTARFSWNDKRSRQGKESSILTRSCLAPLSANGESTPGACLRRLHLYNIERLDSTSLTAALSACPSLLDLEIVGLNVESRQTLESISTFCPLIERIFFESSKTGRDDSLKLPTCNDLVNNCPHLSSLSLRGFRLHDYKARVLIKGFRKLRYIDFSTSYSITGAFLKNLGGGSASGSLLQVLILRDCMHLKEVEVARFLEAVLAGDFGHLNYLDISNREGLVSEGDRNHRCYSPSFIPVARLLDERPNLCVLAEFPLEGSGDMDSEMNLPSHLIMSTSDSSASFMSISESSYSSDPSSGSDDSSSGYDESSDDVDHVSI